The following DNA comes from Erythrolamprus reginae isolate rEryReg1 chromosome 8, rEryReg1.hap1, whole genome shotgun sequence.
ctctgcaaagaatgttctccaagccctaagtctttgcagttttgttccattgctgtacttgctccgaatgtttcttttcttttcccagcttttactggcttgcaagctctttcattgttactctctccgaataaagttttttaaagccctaaccaggggataaaataatgtgctggctaaggacgctagccaaaggaatacctggtaagcagattcttttcccctattttcctccccaaaaaaacctaaggtgagtcttatattccggtgcatctcatactctgaaaaatatggtaatgtatAGTGAAtttctctgcagcaaagtctttcctcTCCCACGGTCTTTATCAGGCATGGAGAGCTTGCCGATATCTTTCAGCTGCAATAATTGGCAAGAATGCAGAAATGAACTAAATGTCTCCTGCagactccctctctcctttcactcctcttttattccctaCGGGAGAGGTTGTTCATTGTCTACCTGTGGGCCTTACTCCCAAGTTGACCTTTGTTCCTCAGCTGTTCCCTTTGTCTGGAAGCTCTGCGCATGTACGCGCtgagaacaggctccagctgttccttTGCCTCATTGATGTCCGACTCtggaggcagctgataactgccaGACTGCCCTGGCTCCAGCTCTGCCTCTAACAAAGAGCACTCTGAAACTTCCCCAGATTCCAGGACTGGCCCACGTCCCTCCCCAAGCACCTCACTGTTCGAATCTGCTGGTGGCCCACAGCTGTTGCTTCACCTGGAACCCTTCAGCGGGTTCTCCGTAGCCTACCTGTAATAGGGTTCTTGCAGTTGTTGCATTTCTTAGCCACGAAAGACTTGTAGCAATCCACGCAGTAGAACTGGTCTTCCACTGCAGTGAAGCGTTGCCCGCCCAGCTTCTTGGTGCAAGTGGTACACACAAAGCACTCAGCGTGGTAAGGCTGGTCTTGGTAGGAGACGCCTCCGGAAGTGATGGCCTTGAAAAAAGCAACCAGCCAGCCAACAATTAGGGTGGAGTTCGCGGAATGGAATAAATGTTAGCATTGAGCCCAGAATTCACAATGAGAATAGATCTGCTGAATGAAAGTTCGCATTGGCCACAGGAAAGGCCTCCAGACaataaacactcagctccattcagttggccagactccaccctgcaagggattatggggtccttaaaaaaagatgatgatgattgagcccagaattccccagcctgccatgaatgatagagttggaagggaccagaaGGACCacctagtccagtgtttctcaaccttggtaacattaagacttgtgcaattcccagaattccactggctgaggaattctagaaattaaaagtccacaagtcttaaagttgccaagtttggaaagtCCTTTTTGTGGTTCGCTTGCGTCCTGCACAAATAGTCATGGACTCTGACAACGCAGAGACTGTGGAGATGCAGCACAGGCGTCTTGTGTTCCTAGCACCTGAGGTGGACAGTGAAGTAGATGAGAGGTCAGGAGCAGAACCACCAGGGCCTTCTACATTTCCTGTGCtcagggaagaggaggagcctcttctggatgccaggGTTCAAAGGGCATTTAGAAGACATGAATGGTTGGCTAAGTGGAGAGTCACTCATCCACTATTGTCTGCACTCTGCCCCATTACAGAGAACAATGGATTATTCTGACTTCTACTTTCATGATCATTGTCTTGCGTTTGAAAGAACATTTTTGGCTTTAAGAAGAACTTTAAACTTCAAGATTATTCCTATGCATCTTTGCTTTGATTAATTCCAGCTGGGTAATTATTATTTGTGTTGTCTATTTTTCTGGGACTCCTGCCAGCTGATAGAACTCTCCCTGCTAATTTCGGTAAAAGACTTTTAGATACTTTTACTTTATTCGAAAGACTTcccttgtaaatatatatattgtacataGTAAACCTACACTCATTGGCCTGCGTTTGATTCCCGAGGGGCTCAGTGCTAGAACTTAACAGCCCTGTTCCTGAATAACTAAGGGACTTTCAACATCATATGTTCATATCTACAGATCAGAAACAACGAGAGGAACAAATCATTGAAAACAAGAAAAATGCGGCCGCGGTACCCGACACTTACATTCTTACACTTCACACAATTCTTGGCAAACTTATGCTCGTGGCAGGAAACACAATAGATCTCGTTGTCTTTGGGGAAGAAGCTGGCGGTGCCAATCACTTGCTTGCACTGGCTGCAAGTGAAACAATCCTTGTGCCAGACGGTCTTCTTGTATTCCACGTTCTGGTCACCTGGGAAGAGAGAACAGAAGGTCTGAGTTGCAAGACCTCCAGAGCTGTGAAGAAAAGAAAACCTGGCATTGCCACTAGAGGTCCATTGGCAACGTCCAGGATTGGGTTCCTGTCTGGATGGGTGGGGGACGGTGttctggtagcgaaaatggaactttgCGTGCAGGTGGCCAGGCACGTTGTAGTAAGGTTtagtctcagccttccatccttgcgaggtgggtcaaatgaggacccagattgtaggggcaagaggctggctctgttcaagagtgctattgctaacctgttgtaagccgccctgagtctaaggagaagggtggcataaaaaaattgaataaataaataaatgtctctgGAAAAGGTCCATGCTTTTAATCACATGGGATTTTTCCACTCCAGAAGTTGGGGAAGGTTGGAGATATTTGTGtgcttttttaatgtaattttattattagatttgttccattgttatactgtttttattgttgttgtgagccagcccaagtcttcggagaggggcggcatacaaatctaataaattgaaattgaaatttttcTCCCATCCAAAATCCTTTGCACTTAGAAAGCCCAAGTGCCTATCAAGAAGAGACACCTTTGGAAGTATTTCTGTTcagtatatgttgtggttagctttggcccagctcctgctccaaggaatgtggaggtggatgtgggggaaacatccacatgccacaggcctgttttgctcccgatagaatctaccaacgaaggctcctctgacgaaggaagcgtgagtgacagggaaggggggagtttggcagacagcccaggaggagatcaatcatccttatcatctctggattctgaacaagaacttatgaccaacccacgcatgcgtagagtgatgcataggagagaactgaaggattattacaggagataagtgaggccacctgtggttgggtggggctgctgtaattagtgctacagataaaaagagcagcgtgctggtttagcctcgtggaagtttatctgattcatagtttcgtcaagatcgtggtttgctcTTTCCcttttcaagactgtgtgtggaatttctggactttggaattggactcaattttccagttactgggtgagaaattggattgcatttaacctgtgccttgtatgtaccagaaaatccctttgacatttaaaaagggagttgtttatGCTTTcctgttgataaagaccttttgttttccttctaacgtgtggtgtgtgtctgtttggactaattaccctataattacgggtggttgggacacaccAGCAGAATAGTATAGTACCAGAAAAATATGAGAAAGGGAAATTTGTATGTCATGCTATATGTCTGTTTGCACTatttgcacagtgctggaaaaatgaggaagtacttaagagaagatgtaactttaaaacaaaattgtgcagaaatggatagattgaCATTAAAGATAAAACAAAAAGTACAGAGTATTTCCAATCATGGGACTTGTTttaataaatggttgttaataAGGTTTAATCCTTGAATGAGACCCCCAGAAATTCCCAGTCCTGCAGGGTATTTGGAAGGGACCAAAAATGACCAGTGCAAATGACAAAAAAGTTTTCACAATTGGGGGCATCCAGGAAGCCCACCTTACACTCCAAGAGAGCCACAGCccacctctcccccccaccccaaggtAGAGGTTGCACCGGGATGAAGGAAGACAAGCCCACCATGCAAGAGACTAGTTCTCACCTGCCACAATGGGCTTCTGGCAGCCTTTGCATTTAGGCGAATCCTCGTTGGTGACGCATTTGTTGCACCACACCTTATTGTTCTCCTTCAGCATGAAGGGCTCGTTCACCAGGGATGTGGAACACTTGAAGCAGCGGAAACAGTTGTCGTGCCAGTAGCGGTTCTTGAAGTGCAGCTCCTGCAAGAACGAGAGAGAACGTTTGGGGCAGAAGAACAACGGGGTGAAAATAAAAACGAATGGAAGACGCTATAAACTTCAATACAAAAATAGGATCATTATTGTTCTGGTTCACGGGCCTCCGGCAAATTCCAATCTCCGAATTcacttatttattaataaaaactcaCTTTATTCAAAATCGCGCATACATAAATGAAAATGCAGGGTTAAAACAGCACAGAAGCAaatatggtacctctacttaagaacgcctctacttacgaacttttttagataaaaaccgggtgttcaagatttttttgcctccgaaactgtaaccgtaaaaggcagagagaagcctctgtgaggcctctctaggaatctccagggaggaaacggccggaaaagacagggagaagcctctgtgggacctctccagGAATTTCataggaggaaatagggccggaaaaggcggggagaagcctctgtggggcctctctaggaatctcctgggaggaaacagggccggaaaagactgggagaagcctctgtgggcctctctaggaatctcataagaggaaacagggccagaaaacgtgggaggaaacaaggccagaaaaggcaggaatctCCTccagttaattttagtagtttttaataaattttaaatgttccggagatcacaatggctgttgcctcttcttttatagatttgtatatatttaattttcacAGAATTGTTTAATTGTATGGAGGGAGGAGCTTTATTCCCTACCTTGGAATCGGCCCCGATGGGCTTCCGGCACTCGGCACAGGTGTTGGCGCAGAACTTCTCAAAGCACTTGACACAGCAGTGGCGTCCTTCCTTCTGCACATATTTCTTCCCGTGCAGTGCCGCACGACAATAGTGGCAGTCGAAGCGCTCGGACATGGTGCCCACGGTGTAGCTGCTGGGACCTGCAGTGAGTCAGAAGACAACATGGCAGAGTTGAGGGCCCTGGGAAGCCTTGGGGACCCCGATGGCATCGTTCAAGCCACGCCAAGAAACCAAGCTCACAGTTGGCCCTGTTCTGACAAAGGGGCTACCTGACAATGGAGGTGAGGATGGGCTCCAAAGAGTCCTGGGAGATGCCACCTCCCCCATGGCTCTTGCAGAGGTgtgctgctaaggtggaacagcgACGTGTGCTCACCCCAGTGCAAttgtgctactgcacctgtgcaggtggcAAAATCAcgcaccgaaacacgggcgcacctgcgtctcAACCTgctattttgctacctgcacaggtgcagtaacaTAATTGCACTGGAGTCCGCTAGCATTCAGAGCCGCggaggcgagcacacgtcaccttAGTAGCTCACCTCTGGACTCTTGGTAGGCTATCTTCTCCCCAGGAGTGGGattctaccagttcgggtgaacccgATGCTCCGACGATCAGCTGGGAGCGAACCGGTTGATTCCAGCAATCAGATCAATTTGCTCCAATGATCAGGGGGGCCCACTCAAGGAAAGCCTCAAAAGACTGGGGAGGGTGCAGGAGGTCAAGTGGACCATGCCCATCCACCCAGCAACCCGGCAGAGAACCTGTTAAAATTTGCTAAAaaatgctaaaatttttgaatcccatcCCTGACCTTAACCTTCACCCATTGTCTCTACTACTCTACAACACTTTATGCTGCTACTACAttttacgagggtcgcccagaaaccaatgcaccacttttttttttctcggcctacagtaatggtactaatgcgaaactttagatatacattatttgaatggtcAGCAGTGCTTAtgcaaattttgtgtttcttcagacagatagtgtagctgcagcagcgtttcgaaatggcatctgtaagggatatacgttacaagcagcatgtcattgaatttctcactgcagagaaagaaactgttgggaacattcacaaacgtttgtgaacagtttatggagaatctgcagtccaCAGAAGTACGGTGAGTCGCTGGGCACAGTGGGGGAGACCATTAGAAGACGGAagtggctttgtgaccagaacaaggagtggtaccgacagggcatacacgcccttgtgtctcgctggaggaaggccatagaacggaacggagattacatggaaaaatagggtgtgtagaagaaacattgttctttcttgtgtgtaaatttcattgtgttcaataaataattgttgaagaaaaaaaatatgttgcattactttctggccCTCGTAGCATTAACTGGAGAAAATGATACcggtacatatatatacagtgtgtgtgtatatatatatatttgcatcaCCAAGGAGCACTAAAAATAATTCCCAACTCCTTGTCTTTCTCGTGATCTTGAACAAAGCCACATCCACAAGTCAACAAAGCCAAGGAGTTTTCATCCAATTGTTTCTGGCtattagagcagagcagagctggCTCTCTCCTCAACACACCCACATCCAGGGGGGAAAGGGGGCAGGACCCAACTGCTGTTAGCCACATCCTTCCTCTCTAGCTCATAAGGACCGGAAACTTGATAAAGCTGCTGCTATCATAGATAGAGTTCAAGAAAAGTGAAGTGGGAGAATAAAAGActataatggatttttttttaaagtccttggACATCTTATTGGCAAGCAACAAGTTGGGCTGAGCTATTCCCGCAGTCTTACATGGAAACCATGAGcccattgaaaaaaataaagggggaaaGAAGATTGTGGCTGGCTGGGAAATATGGGAAGTGAGGAATTTCATTGAATGCTCCCCCCAAACTCAATGGGTTGCCCAGCTCTTAAAAGTTGGGGATGTCTGAactttatttatagaaacatagaagattgagggcagaaaaaaagacctcctggtcctctagtctgcccttatactatttcctgcatttgatcttaggattgatctatgtttatcgcaggcatgtttaaaatctgttactgtggattgaacaaccacatctgctggaagtttgttccaagcatctactactctttcagtcaagtaatattttctcacgttgcttctgatctttcccccaactaacctcagattgtgcccccttgtccttggggtcctattaaaaatacttccctcctgaaccttatttaaccctttaatgtatttaaatgttaatGATCGATGCCTTTTCTTAAATTGAGACTCGATCTAGAACTCCAGACTGGACTCAACGTTCAACAACTACCGTCCCTGTGTGACCATTCGCGGGATGGTCATTGGATCCCTCCAGAACAAGCCAGCAATGTCCAGCAAGACCAGGGAAGGCGCAGAAAACCAAGCTAGCAAACCTAGCCAAGGATATTAATTGCCaactcattctttccctcccgcAGATTAAAAATAAGGCAATGACTCCATTGTTTTCTTGACTCATGTGCCCTTTAACTGGATTATTGGAATTTGACCTTGCTATATAAAGGGTGTTGTAGCATAGCAACGGGTGTGCAGGCTCGCACACTGCTTGCCACAGAAGGGAAGGGCTGATAAAGGGGAGCACcacaccacaacaacacaggatgTGTGTTCCAGAGGTTTTGCAGCACCCTCCACAAAAGAATTCCTTCCAGGCAtcaagaaggggagagaaggactTGGCGATCTTCCAACATAAAGAAGGAAGAATCCTGGAAAGCAACTGGAGACAGAGTTTCACACATTAACACAAATTAAGCCATGGTTTCGTGAACTGTGGTTTACTGACTTGGCCGCAACACGGTGGGTTTGCTGTCTGGGTTAAGCCTGGTGGGACATCTAAGACGAATGAAAATAGACCACCAAAGCAGGCAAACTGCCATCCCCTTAAGATCTTTATCGTGGGAATTGAGATGCTTGTGGGTTTTTTCCAAGAAGGCTGTTTCTGCTGTCTGGAATGGCTGGGgtgtttggttttctttaaatggTGCCCACTGCGATTACATCTTTTTCTTGTCTAGTATTTTAGCTATGTTTCTAAGCCAcgaggtttaaaaaaaaagactttaatCATCTTAGCTATGCCTCTACAAGTTTGGAAGAGCATAAGATGTACTCATGAGATATTTGGGGAGAAAAACGTGATGTTTTTATAAAGCTTTAGGTTTCATATTctataagctgccttgagtcgacATAGGAGAATAGGAGGCaatattggatggatggatgaataaatacaaaaagaaataaatctgCAAAGCTGTACATTTGATTTGCAGTATTTCTGAGAAAAAGAGACTGCACTTTccaagaggaaaagaaggaaggaaggaaggaaggaagggaaaggaaagaaggaaagtgggaagaagaaggaaggaaagaaggaaggaaagaaagaatgaaggaaggaaggaaggaagatgagaaggaagaaaggaaggagggaaggaaggtacaaaggaagggaaaggaaagaaggaaagtgggaagaagaaggaaggaaagaaggaaggaaagaaagaaggaaggaaggaagatgagaaggaagaaaggaaggaaggagggaaggaaggtacaaaggaagggaaaggaaagaagaaaagtgggaagaagaaggaaggaaagaaggaaagaaagaaagaaggaatgaaggaaggaagatgagaaggaaggaaggagggagggaaaggaaaggagggaaggaaggtacaaaggaagggaaaggaaagaaggaaagtgggaagaagaaggaaggaaagaaagaatgaatgaaggaaggaaggaagatgagaaggaaggaaggaaggaaggagtgcaTGGCAACTACAGAGAACAAAAGATATTCCTTTCTGAGCATCTAAAGATGAAGTATTAATCTTTGTGAGCAGAAGAATGGATGAAGCACCACACACCCAGcccagggagtaaaaaaaaatccaactctTCATAATTCACTATTAACGTTCATACTAAGACAGTTTCTAGCCCACAAGATTGAGATGTTTGATTTGGAAGTGACTGAGGGGGGAGTTGAGTGGTCCTGCAGAAAAGTTAGATccaggaaggccagcagggttgaTCAATACTCAAATCAATGAATGAAAAGATGCCAATAATTGAGGCCAAGTGAAGGATCCAGAGTCTCCTTACACAAATCAAGgagaaatcaaataaaatcaaaccaATGTTTACGACCGTCACCGTCCAGCATAAACTGGGCCAAAAATACAGGCACACGAAGCATAAAATGCACACAAGGATTATCAATGTGATTTGGAAGACCCATACAATATGTAGGTCAAATAATATGTAGGTCAAATGTACATTGCTcaacaacaatagtaactgtgagagggaccttggagtccgagTGGAcgaccattgaaataggagccagccgtgtgcagcagctgccaaaaaagccaacacagttccaggctgcgtcaacagagggagagaatcaagaacacgtgaagggttaataccactttacaagggctgggtaaggccacacctggaatcctgcattcagttttggtcatcacaatgcaaaaaggaattAAATtaattcttagatatattttaaattaattcttagatatattttactatgagtatctcctctataaccttcatcatgtattttactatgtgtatatagatatatacccactaaaaccctcattgggaattggactaactaaataactaaatcaatcaatcaatctatctatcaatcagtcaatcaatcttgAATGCCgggcctctccgaggactcggggcagctcacaacatattaaaaaaaaaaacccaatagacaATAAAACACCTgaagtccaattaatataaataactaatctaaaagcCTTGCTAAAAACTTGAAAACATTAAAAGTCATTCACTCGGATTCAGAACAACAAACACACAACATACCCCGTTGGCCAGAGGGCTAGGGACTAGCATCTTTTTTTTGCAAAGAGCTAAAAACTATCACAAGGCTAAGGATAAAACCATGGCTTGCATTCAATCCCCAAAAGAAATCGGAGCAGCCTTAAGAGCTTCCCGCAGCTTTTGGAAACCCCCTCCCAATCCAGGatggatgggggtgggtgggggggtgtcaCTCAATCAAGGAGggccaggaaagaaaaagaaacccccccacccccaccccagccttCTGGCCACGGAAGCAAATGTGCCCCGCAGGGAACTTAGAGCAGCTGCGGTCGCATCGTCTATTCCCACGGTGTGATCCTGGTTTCCCGTTACCTGAGTGTCGGTGGTAAGCCATGGCTGGTGGGAGAGCGAATCGACTTGTGGCCGGGCTGGATTCGAGAGAAGAGAGAGCTGTTGAGCGACCTCTCACTCAGATCACCAGCATATACTTAAGGGAGGCTATTAATACAGGGGCCCCCGGTCTTCCCACACTTGTCCACACCCCTGTGGACTTCATCCCACTCAAAACATCTTACCATTTTAGGAGATCTCCAGGGAGAAGAATAGAGGCCGGACGGAATGAAGCGCCCCCGACAT
Coding sequences within:
- the FHL1 gene encoding four and a half LIM domains protein 1 isoform X1 is translated as MAYHRHSGPSSYTVGTMSERFDCHYCRAALHGKKYVQKEGRHCCVKCFEKFCANTCAECRKPIGADSKELHFKNRYWHDNCFRCFKCSTSLVNEPFMLKENNKVWCNKCVTNEDSPKCKGCQKPIVAGDQNVEYKKTVWHKDCFTCSQCKQVIGTASFFPKDNEIYCVSCHEHKFAKNCVKCKNAITSGGVSYQDQPYHAECFVCTTCTKKLGGQRFTAVEDQFYCVDCYKSFVAKKCNNCKNPITGFGKGTNVVSHEGHSWHEYCFNCKKCSIPLANKPFVFHLEQVYCPTCAKKL
- the FHL1 gene encoding four and a half LIM domains protein 1 isoform X2, which encodes MSERFDCHYCRAALHGKKYVQKEGRHCCVKCFEKFCANTCAECRKPIGADSKELHFKNRYWHDNCFRCFKCSTSLVNEPFMLKENNKVWCNKCVTNEDSPKCKGCQKPIVAGDQNVEYKKTVWHKDCFTCSQCKQVIGTASFFPKDNEIYCVSCHEHKFAKNCVKCKNAITSGGVSYQDQPYHAECFVCTTCTKKLGGQRFTAVEDQFYCVDCYKSFVAKKCNNCKNPITGFGKGTNVVSHEGHSWHEYCFNCKKCSIPLANKPFVFHLEQVYCPTCAKKL